The proteins below are encoded in one region of Thermus albus:
- the fmt gene encoding methionyl-tRNA formyltransferase, which produces MRVAFFGTPAWAVPVLDALNRHHRVVLVVTQPDKPKGRGLKPTQSPVAEYAAAHGLPLLKPHRLKGNLEFLQAFRQAAPEVAVTAAYGKILPKEVLEVPPYGFLNLHPSLLPKYRGPAPVPWALIQGEKETGVAIMKTEEGLDTGPLYALWRTEIGPDEDAVALSERLRDKGIELLLWVLENLPHLTPTPQEGEPSYAPLLTKEEGRIRFSQGAKAIYDRHRGVQPWPGSYFFHQGRRVKVLRMRPEAGQGEPGVVKGVDRGGVLVGTGEGLIRLLEVQPEGKRPMPAADWARGYGVVPGTRLE; this is translated from the coding sequence ATGAGGGTGGCCTTTTTTGGGACGCCCGCCTGGGCGGTGCCGGTGCTGGACGCCTTAAACCGCCACCACCGGGTGGTGCTGGTGGTCACCCAGCCGGATAAGCCCAAAGGCCGGGGGCTTAAGCCCACACAAAGCCCGGTGGCGGAGTATGCCGCGGCCCATGGCCTCCCCCTTCTCAAGCCCCATCGCCTCAAGGGGAATCTGGAGTTCTTGCAGGCCTTCCGCCAAGCGGCGCCGGAGGTGGCGGTGACGGCGGCCTATGGGAAGATCCTGCCCAAGGAGGTCCTCGAGGTGCCCCCCTATGGCTTTTTGAACCTGCACCCTTCCCTTCTGCCCAAATACCGAGGCCCGGCCCCGGTGCCCTGGGCCTTGATCCAGGGAGAGAAGGAAACCGGGGTGGCCATTATGAAGACCGAAGAGGGCCTGGACACCGGCCCCCTCTACGCCCTTTGGCGCACGGAGATAGGCCCCGATGAGGATGCGGTGGCCCTTTCCGAGCGGCTTAGGGATAAGGGGATTGAGCTTCTCCTTTGGGTTTTGGAAAACCTCCCCCACCTCACCCCCACCCCCCAGGAGGGGGAGCCCTCCTATGCCCCTTTGCTCACCAAGGAGGAAGGGCGGATTCGCTTTTCCCAAGGTGCCAAGGCCATCTATGACCGCCATCGAGGGGTGCAGCCTTGGCCCGGGAGCTATTTCTTCCACCAAGGCAGGCGGGTTAAGGTTCTCCGTATGCGCCCCGAAGCCGGTCAAGGGGAACCGGGGGTGGTTAAGGGGGTGGACCGGGGAGGGGTTTTGGTGGGCACGGGGGAGGGGTTGATCCGGCTTTTGGAGGTCCAGCCGGAGGGGAAGCGCCCCATGCCCGCTGCGGACTGGGCCCGGGGGTATGGGGTGGTTCCGGGTACCCGGTTGGAATGA
- the def gene encoding peptide deformylase gives MIYPIRLYGDPVLRKRAQPVQEFGGLKRLAQDMLETMFEARGVGLAAPQIGLSQRFFVAVEYADEPEGEERPLRDLVRRVFVVANPVILHREGEVEGLEGCLSLPGLYSEEVPRAERIRVAYQDEEGQGRTLELEGYMARVFQHEIDHLDGVLFFERLPKPKREAFLEENRMELARLQKEARALLKELSQG, from the coding sequence ATGATCTACCCCATCCGCCTATACGGGGACCCGGTGCTCCGCAAGCGGGCGCAGCCCGTCCAAGAGTTTGGCGGCCTCAAGAGGCTTGCTCAGGACATGTTGGAAACCATGTTTGAGGCCCGGGGCGTGGGCCTGGCGGCGCCCCAGATCGGGCTTTCGCAGAGGTTTTTTGTAGCGGTGGAATACGCCGACGAGCCGGAAGGGGAGGAAAGGCCCTTGCGGGATCTGGTGCGCCGGGTTTTCGTGGTGGCGAACCCGGTGATCCTCCACCGGGAAGGAGAGGTGGAGGGCTTGGAAGGGTGCCTCTCCCTCCCTGGCCTCTACTCTGAGGAGGTGCCCCGGGCGGAGCGGATCCGGGTGGCCTACCAGGACGAGGAGGGACAAGGGCGCACCCTGGAGCTGGAAGGATACATGGCCCGGGTCTTCCAGCACGAGATAGACCACCTGGATGGGGTGCTTTTTTTTGAAAGGCTTCCCAAGCCTAAACGGGAAGCCTTTTTGGAAGAGAACCGCATGGAGCTGGCCCGGCTGCAGAAGGAAGCCAGAGCCCTCCTAAAGGAGCTTTCCCAGGGATGA
- the trxB gene encoding thioredoxin-disulfide reductase, whose amino-acid sequence MEFTLTGLAGSGEKEERYDVVIIGGGPAGLTAGIYAGRAQLKTVILEKGLPGGQIAQTDEVENYPGFPEGISGPELASRMVQQAEKFGARIVMDEVLGLEAQDGGFLVRGFERAYFGRVVIIATGANPRKLGVPGEEKFYGRGVSTCATCDGFFYREKEVVVVGGGDAAVEEGLFLTKFARKVTLVHRRDELRANKVAQARAFQNPKMHFLFSHIVTEVLGEEQVTGVRLKNLKTGEEYVYPTDGVFVFIGHEPNTSFLKGVVELRPDGYVAVRDEVFTSVPGIFAAGDVADPIYRQLTTSVGAGTRAAMMAERYLAEAHEKVKP is encoded by the coding sequence ATGGAGTTCACCCTCACTGGGCTTGCGGGAAGCGGTGAAAAGGAGGAGCGGTACGACGTGGTCATCATTGGGGGGGGGCCTGCGGGCCTTACCGCGGGGATTTACGCCGGGCGGGCCCAGCTCAAGACCGTCATCCTGGAAAAAGGCCTCCCTGGAGGGCAGATTGCCCAGACTGACGAGGTGGAGAACTACCCGGGTTTTCCCGAGGGCATCTCCGGGCCGGAGTTGGCCAGCCGCATGGTGCAGCAGGCGGAGAAGTTTGGGGCCCGGATCGTCATGGATGAGGTCCTGGGCCTCGAGGCCCAGGACGGGGGCTTTCTGGTGCGGGGCTTTGAGCGCGCCTACTTCGGGCGCGTGGTCATCATCGCCACCGGCGCCAATCCCAGGAAGCTCGGGGTGCCCGGAGAGGAGAAGTTCTATGGCCGGGGGGTTTCCACCTGCGCCACCTGCGACGGCTTCTTCTACCGCGAAAAGGAGGTGGTGGTGGTGGGCGGCGGGGATGCCGCGGTGGAGGAGGGGCTTTTCCTCACCAAGTTCGCCCGCAAGGTGACCCTGGTCCACCGCCGGGACGAGCTAAGGGCCAACAAGGTGGCCCAGGCCCGGGCCTTCCAGAACCCCAAGATGCACTTCCTCTTCTCCCACATCGTCACCGAGGTGCTGGGGGAGGAGCAGGTCACGGGGGTTAGGCTCAAGAACCTGAAGACCGGGGAAGAGTACGTCTACCCCACGGACGGGGTCTTTGTCTTCATCGGCCACGAGCCCAACACCTCCTTCCTCAAGGGGGTGGTGGAGCTAAGGCCCGACGGCTACGTGGCGGTGCGGGACGAGGTCTTCACCTCGGTGCCGGGCATCTTCGCCGCCGGGGACGTGGCCGACCCCATCTACCGCCAGCTCACCACCAGTGTGGGGGCGGGCACCCGGGCGGCTATGATGGCGGAGCGTTACCTGGCGGAGGCCCACGAGAAGGTGAAACCCTAG
- a CDS encoding CdaR family protein, producing MRDWGSFLLALLAAFAVWYSLRERAPVVERAVSVPLQVVGLGGERTAEGVPKEVLLRLRGPAPLVEGARVPVSAYLDLSGAEGAFTREVRVAVPQGVEVLEIRPARVEGRVEAILTRTLPVEVLSQGAWVETKPAFVEAKGPKSRVEEAVVALGLDLGGDTVALTAFGPQGPLLGVGLSPSQVQVVARSVPLFRKEVPLVLKPPAGLRVVDFSPKAVEVVGPKEALEDLKEVEARPQGGFRPGEVSGPLLLALPPGVQVLGEVLGRVRLALE from the coding sequence GTGCGTGACTGGGGAAGCTTCCTCCTCGCCCTTTTGGCGGCCTTCGCCGTCTGGTACTCCCTAAGGGAGAGGGCTCCGGTGGTGGAGCGGGCGGTAAGCGTGCCCCTGCAGGTGGTGGGCCTGGGAGGGGAGCGCACCGCGGAAGGGGTACCCAAGGAGGTGCTCTTACGCCTTAGGGGGCCTGCCCCCTTGGTGGAGGGGGCCAGGGTTCCCGTCTCCGCCTACCTGGACCTTTCCGGGGCCGAGGGGGCCTTTACCCGGGAGGTGCGGGTGGCCGTGCCCCAGGGGGTAGAGGTGTTGGAGATTCGCCCTGCCCGGGTGGAGGGCCGGGTGGAGGCTATCCTTACCCGTACCTTGCCCGTGGAGGTGCTCTCCCAAGGGGCCTGGGTGGAAACCAAGCCCGCCTTCGTGGAGGCCAAGGGGCCCAAAAGCCGGGTGGAGGAGGCGGTGGTGGCCCTGGGCCTGGATCTTGGTGGGGATACGGTGGCCCTTACCGCCTTTGGTCCTCAAGGGCCCCTCCTTGGAGTGGGGCTTTCCCCGTCCCAGGTGCAGGTGGTGGCCCGCTCTGTTCCTCTGTTTCGCAAGGAAGTGCCCTTGGTTCTGAAGCCTCCCGCAGGCCTACGGGTGGTGGACTTTTCCCCGAAAGCCGTGGAGGTAGTAGGGCCCAAGGAGGCCCTCGAGGACCTGAAGGAGGTGGAAGCCCGTCCCCAAGGGGGCTTCCGGCCCGGGGAGGTTTCCGGGCCCTTGCTCCTCGCCTTGCCGCCGGGGGTCCAGGTCCTTGGGGAGGTTTTGGGCAGGGTGCGGCTTGCGCTAGAATAG
- a CDS encoding DUF4127 family protein, with protein sequence MRGLGLVGLFLWGLGLAQAPTLYLPLDDRPPNWAPCTWGLVVCPPKGAYRGSMGANLEALRAWLLATPGKGLVASLDVLAYGGLLQSRHLVLSAEDALARLGPLLSWKVRYGGDLFLFGVVPRWDARERERNLAVLRALASWPRLPGVYLEAVWDDALRNSPAPREAQTLPYPSRPGADEAGQVLLLRALRPGLRVAVAYEDGALAGRITPYEGIPLRDTVAGVLQSALAQRVSLTDGPDLVLYIYGGQNPRKAIQDLLRLMPRFPVALADLSRVNRGDPGLMAYLQGLGLYARLAAYASWGTPANNLGSALAQGGLFLGDQEGRLRRLAEAYFAYWWGEVGRLWVRARFPEPLPQEAQGVGALWAYPELDGYRVELRGLRFPWARAFEAEAILDLVPASAFRSRQLVE encoded by the coding sequence GTGCGGGGCCTTGGCCTGGTGGGGCTTTTCCTTTGGGGCTTGGGCCTAGCCCAAGCGCCCACCTTGTATCTTCCCCTGGACGACCGTCCCCCCAACTGGGCCCCTTGCACCTGGGGCTTGGTGGTCTGTCCTCCCAAGGGGGCCTACCGGGGGTCCATGGGGGCCAACTTGGAAGCCCTGCGGGCTTGGCTTCTCGCTACCCCGGGAAAAGGGCTGGTGGCCAGCTTGGATGTCCTAGCCTATGGAGGCCTCCTGCAAAGCCGCCATCTGGTCTTGTCTGCTGAGGACGCCCTAGCCCGGCTTGGCCCTTTGCTCTCCTGGAAAGTTCGCTACGGAGGAGACCTTTTCCTCTTTGGGGTAGTGCCCCGCTGGGACGCTAGAGAGAGGGAAAGAAACCTGGCGGTTTTGCGGGCCTTGGCCTCCTGGCCCAGGCTTCCCGGGGTCTACCTGGAGGCCGTTTGGGACGATGCCCTAAGGAACTCCCCAGCCCCAAGGGAGGCACAAACCCTCCCTTACCCTAGCCGCCCGGGAGCGGACGAGGCGGGACAAGTCCTCCTCTTAAGGGCCTTAAGGCCCGGCCTAAGGGTGGCCGTGGCCTACGAGGATGGGGCCTTGGCGGGGCGCATCACCCCCTACGAGGGCATCCCCTTGCGGGATACGGTGGCGGGGGTGTTGCAAAGCGCCCTTGCCCAAAGGGTTTCCCTCACGGATGGCCCGGACCTGGTCCTGTACATCTATGGAGGGCAAAACCCCAGGAAGGCCATCCAGGACCTTCTTCGCCTCATGCCCCGCTTCCCCGTGGCCCTGGCGGACCTCTCCCGGGTGAACCGGGGGGATCCTGGCCTTATGGCCTACCTACAGGGCCTGGGGCTTTATGCCCGCCTGGCCGCCTACGCCTCATGGGGTACCCCGGCCAACAACCTGGGGAGCGCCTTGGCCCAAGGGGGGCTTTTCCTGGGGGACCAAGAAGGCCGGCTTAGGCGCTTGGCCGAGGCCTACTTCGCCTACTGGTGGGGTGAGGTGGGCCGTCTTTGGGTGCGGGCCCGTTTCCCTGAGCCCTTGCCCCAGGAGGCCCAAGGGGTGGGGGCCCTTTGGGCTTATCCGGAGCTGGATGGGTATCGGGTGGAGCTAAGGGGCTTGCGCTTTCCTTGGGCTAGGGCTTTTGAGGCGGAGGCCATCTTAGACCTCGTCCCCGCTTCGGCGTTTAGGTCCCGCCAGCTGGTAGAGTGA
- a CDS encoding HD domain-containing phosphohydrolase, which yields MTPGQPEEPQGVGLKERELWRLQALAEAWRLLAPLERPEEVYRAVVETAKRATRAVSVLLFLHRPQEDVLELVAAQGLSQEKVGLKLSRSEGISWVVLEKGEPLYLADVTQEPRVIFLSGKPQPGVYLGVPLRNAEGKTFGVLSMDTAGGVGEILPEEEFWIQALAEAAGLVLARIEALELAKAEAARAQALLELSLALEAARDPLVMAKEALETLLRLTPYHAGALYLFQEGTVRPAVTAGRYPLGFTQLYEEYPIHFGEGLLGHPRLWEGPVYVEDYAQFPRALRPYVENGLRSALLVPLRPEGRRYGVLALGSFEERVPYNPKDEKVLRLVAKRLEEALERLSHIKALSHTREAALMALARVLEYRDLETKGHTERVVELSLRLGRAVGFPDLEGLRLGAYFHDLGKLALPDEILRKPTVLHPDEWRVVKTHPQVGLEILKNLPFLPQTALNVVLYHHERWDGSGYPRGLKREEIPLEARIFAVADVYDALLSQRPYKRAWMVKEAKKELGAQAGKGLDPRLVAAFLDII from the coding sequence ATGACCCCCGGTCAGCCGGAAGAGCCCCAGGGCGTGGGTCTTAAGGAGCGGGAGCTATGGCGCCTCCAGGCCCTAGCCGAGGCCTGGCGCCTCCTGGCCCCCTTGGAGCGGCCGGAGGAGGTGTACCGGGCCGTGGTGGAAACCGCCAAAAGGGCCACGCGGGCCGTCTCAGTTCTCCTCTTTCTCCACCGTCCCCAGGAGGATGTGCTGGAGCTGGTGGCGGCCCAGGGGTTAAGCCAGGAAAAGGTGGGCCTTAAGCTTTCCCGCAGCGAGGGCATTTCCTGGGTGGTGTTGGAGAAGGGGGAGCCTTTGTATCTGGCGGATGTGACCCAGGAGCCTAGGGTTATCTTTCTTTCCGGCAAGCCCCAGCCTGGGGTCTATTTGGGCGTACCCTTGCGGAATGCGGAGGGAAAGACTTTTGGCGTGCTTTCCATGGACACCGCCGGGGGTGTGGGGGAGATCCTCCCCGAAGAGGAGTTTTGGATCCAGGCCCTGGCGGAGGCGGCGGGTTTGGTGTTAGCTCGCATTGAAGCTCTGGAGCTGGCCAAGGCCGAGGCTGCCCGGGCCCAGGCCCTTCTTGAGCTATCCCTGGCCCTGGAAGCTGCCCGCGACCCTCTTGTCATGGCCAAAGAGGCCTTGGAAACCCTCCTCCGCCTCACTCCTTACCATGCCGGGGCCCTTTACCTTTTTCAGGAAGGGACGGTACGCCCTGCCGTCACAGCAGGCCGTTACCCTCTGGGCTTTACCCAGCTTTACGAGGAATATCCCATCCATTTTGGAGAAGGTCTTTTGGGCCACCCCAGGCTCTGGGAAGGGCCGGTGTATGTGGAAGATTACGCCCAGTTCCCTAGAGCTTTAAGGCCCTATGTAGAAAACGGTCTTCGCTCTGCCCTCCTGGTACCCTTAAGGCCTGAGGGAAGGCGGTACGGGGTTTTGGCCCTGGGTTCCTTTGAGGAAAGGGTGCCCTATAACCCGAAGGATGAGAAGGTTTTGCGGCTTGTGGCCAAGAGGCTCGAGGAGGCCTTGGAGCGCCTATCCCACATTAAGGCCTTAAGCCATACCCGGGAGGCGGCCCTTATGGCCTTGGCTCGGGTCCTGGAATACCGGGACCTGGAGACCAAGGGGCATACGGAGCGGGTGGTGGAGCTCTCTTTGCGCTTGGGTCGGGCGGTGGGGTTTCCCGACCTGGAGGGCCTCCGCCTGGGGGCTTACTTCCACGACCTGGGGAAGCTGGCTCTGCCCGACGAGATCCTTCGCAAACCCACGGTTCTGCATCCCGACGAGTGGCGGGTGGTGAAGACCCATCCCCAGGTGGGCCTGGAAATCCTCAAAAACTTACCCTTTCTTCCCCAGACTGCCTTGAACGTGGTCCTCTACCACCACGAGCGCTGGGATGGTTCGGGTTACCCCCGGGGGCTGAAGAGGGAAGAGATCCCTTTGGAGGCACGGATCTTTGCCGTGGCGGACGTGTACGATGCCTTGCTTTCCCAGCGCCCTTACAAGCGGGCCTGGATGGTGAAAGAGGCCAAGAAAGAGCTTGGGGCCCAGGCGGGTAAGGGCCTGGACCCCAGGTTGGTGGCGGCCTTTCTGGATATTATCTAG
- the glmS gene encoding glutamine--fructose-6-phosphate transaminase (isomerizing): MCGIVGYIGFRNATDVLIEGLRRLEYRGYDSAGVAVRTPEGLRVVKRSGKLSTLESALKGERLEGPLGIGHTRWATHGAPTDPNAHPHTTEDGRIAVIHNGIIENYLELKEALRARGHRFRSETDSEVLAHLLEEKYQGDLFQALREALKEVRGAYAVVAVHQDHEELVAARTVSPLVIGLGEGENFLASDVPALLPYTRRVIFLHDGDLARITREGVEIRDLGGKPLAREVVEVDWTLEAAEKGGFPHYMLKEIYEQPWVLENTLGGRLREEEGDVDLGLNLDPKAIDRIHMIACGTAGYAGWYGKYLLEALARIPTEWDVASEYRYRDPIVDERTLAVAISQSGETIDTLEGLREAKAKGARTLGVINAKGSSLTREVEDVLYIHAGPEIGVASTKAYTAMLAAMAMLAVHLGRSRGVLSRERARELIQEMRKLPRLVEEVLEKRPLIAHLAEKYHQAQDFLFLGRHVQAPTAYEGALKLKEISYIHAEAYPAGEMKHGPIALIDEHLPVVVLATQGPLYEKTLSNIQEVRARGGKVIAVATEGDTEITKLAQDVFYVPGIHPLLAPIVSVVPLQLLAYEIAVLLGRDVDQPRNLAKSVTVE; this comes from the coding sequence ATGTGCGGCATTGTAGGGTATATCGGCTTTCGCAACGCCACGGACGTGCTGATAGAGGGGCTTAGGCGGCTTGAGTACCGGGGGTACGACTCGGCTGGGGTGGCGGTCAGGACCCCCGAAGGCCTTAGGGTGGTGAAGCGCTCGGGGAAGCTTTCCACCCTGGAGAGCGCCCTCAAAGGGGAGCGTCTGGAGGGCCCTTTGGGCATCGGCCACACCCGCTGGGCCACCCACGGGGCCCCCACCGACCCCAACGCCCACCCCCACACCACGGAAGACGGCAGGATCGCCGTGATCCATAACGGGATCATTGAGAACTACCTAGAGCTCAAGGAGGCCCTTAGGGCCCGGGGCCACCGCTTCCGTTCGGAAACCGATAGTGAGGTCCTGGCCCATCTCCTAGAGGAAAAGTACCAAGGGGACCTCTTCCAAGCCCTGCGGGAAGCCCTAAAGGAGGTGCGGGGGGCCTATGCGGTGGTGGCGGTCCACCAGGACCACGAGGAGCTGGTGGCCGCCCGCACGGTGAGCCCCCTGGTGATCGGCCTAGGGGAGGGGGAGAACTTTTTGGCCTCGGACGTGCCCGCCCTCCTTCCCTACACCCGCCGGGTCATCTTCCTCCACGATGGGGACCTGGCCCGCATCACCCGCGAAGGGGTGGAGATCAGGGATCTAGGGGGGAAGCCCCTGGCCCGGGAGGTGGTGGAGGTGGACTGGACCCTCGAGGCCGCCGAAAAAGGAGGCTTCCCCCACTACATGCTGAAGGAGATCTACGAACAACCTTGGGTCTTGGAAAACACCCTGGGGGGGCGCCTGAGGGAGGAGGAAGGGGATGTGGACCTAGGCCTGAACCTGGACCCCAAGGCCATAGACCGCATCCACATGATCGCCTGCGGCACCGCGGGCTACGCCGGCTGGTACGGAAAATACCTCCTGGAGGCCTTGGCCCGGATCCCCACGGAGTGGGATGTGGCCAGCGAATACCGCTACCGCGACCCCATAGTGGACGAAAGAACGTTGGCCGTGGCCATCAGCCAGTCGGGAGAAACCATAGACACCCTGGAGGGCCTAAGAGAGGCCAAGGCCAAGGGGGCAAGGACCCTGGGGGTCATCAACGCCAAGGGTTCCAGCCTCACCCGGGAAGTGGAGGACGTCCTCTACATCCACGCCGGGCCTGAGATCGGGGTGGCCTCCACCAAGGCCTACACCGCCATGCTGGCCGCCATGGCCATGCTGGCGGTCCACCTGGGCCGAAGCCGGGGCGTCCTTTCCCGGGAAAGGGCCAGGGAGCTCATCCAGGAGATGCGCAAACTCCCCCGGTTGGTGGAGGAAGTTTTGGAAAAGCGGCCCCTCATCGCTCATTTGGCGGAGAAGTACCACCAGGCCCAGGACTTCCTCTTCCTGGGCCGGCATGTCCAGGCCCCCACCGCCTACGAGGGGGCCTTGAAGCTTAAGGAAATCAGCTACATCCACGCGGAGGCCTACCCCGCCGGGGAGATGAAGCATGGGCCCATCGCCCTCATAGACGAGCACCTGCCCGTGGTGGTCCTGGCCACCCAAGGGCCCCTCTACGAGAAGACGCTATCCAACATCCAGGAGGTGCGGGCCCGGGGAGGGAAGGTGATCGCCGTCGCCACCGAGGGGGATACCGAGATAACCAAGCTGGCCCAGGATGTGTTCTACGTGCCCGGGATCCACCCCCTTTTGGCCCCCATCGTGAGCGTGGTGCCCCTCCAGCTTCTGGCCTACGAGATCGCCGTCCTCCTGGGGCGGGATGTGGACCAACCCCGGAACCTGGCCAAGAGCGTGACGGTGGAGTAG